ATAATCCTACCAATGTCAATCCGCCCAGTCCTATGAAAATCACAGTAAAACTGAGACAAAGCACACACAGGATCAACAACTGGAGGAAGGGACTGATGTCCCTGAAATACTGTTTTCCGGTCATCCGATAGGCATTTAGTACCTTTGCAGGAAGATGCCAAAGATAGGTAATATCGATTTAGGTGAGTTCCCGCTGTTGCTTGCCCCCATGGAGGATGTGAGTGATCCACCCTTTCGTGCGCTTTGCAAACAGCATGGGGCTGATCTCATGTATACCGAGTTCATCTCATCGGAAGGCCTGATCCGCGATGCGGCCAAAAGCGTAATGAAGCTGGACATTTTTGATGAGGAGCGACCCATCGGCATCCAGATCTTCGGAGGCGATATTGAGTCCATGAAGAAAGCAACGGAACTGGCTGAAAAGGCGGGACCTGACCTGATTGACATCAACTATGGCTGCCCGGTGAAGAAGGTGATCTGCAAAGGTGCCGGGGCAGGTATTCTCAAAGACATTCCCAAGATGGTGGAAATGACCCGTGAGATCGTGAAAAGCACCCACCTGCCTGTTACAGTGAAAACCCGCCTCGGGTGGGATGAAAGCAGCAAGTCCATTGAAGAAACCGCAGAACGTTTGCAGGATGTAGGCATCCAGGCACTGAGTATTCACGGCCGCACCCGCGTGCAGATGTACAAAGGCGAAGCCGACTGGACCCTGATCGGGAAGGTCAAAGACAACCCCCGCATCCGCATACCGATCTTCGGCAACGGCGACGTAGACTCACCCGAGAAAGCCAAACTGATGCGTGACCAATACGGCGTAGACGGCATCATGATCGGCCGGGCCAGCATCGGGTATCCTTGGATATTCAACGAGATCAAACATTTCATGAAGACCGGCAGCCATCTTCCTGCGCCGGGACTTGACGACCGCGTAGAAGCCGCCCGCGAACACCTGAGACGTTCCCTGGCCTGGAAAGGCGATCGCGTAGGTGTGGTTGAGATGCGCCGGCATTATGCCAATTACTTCCGGGGATTGGATCATTTCAAACCCTATCGCTTGCGACTTGTGACAACGGAAGACCCTGGCGAACTGGAAGCGATCCTGGATGAGATCCGGAACCATTACGCAACACTTTCTCAGGCGGTCTGACGCCACTGCAAGGTTTTTCGACTGATCCTACGGGCCGGTATTGCGGCTGCAATGATGCCTATCAGGGTAACCGTTACAAATACCGAAAGCATATCCCTGAAATGTATTTCCACGGGGTAGGCTTCCACAACAAACGTTCCGCTGCCTTCCAGGCTAACAATTCCGTACCGGTACTGCAGCCAGCAAATGGCAAAACCCAACACCACACCTAGTGAACAACCCAACAAGGAGATCATCACACCTTCGGTCATAAACACACGACGAATCATGCGGCCATCGGCACCCATGCTCCAAAGGGTACGTATGTCTTTCTTTTTCTCCACAATCAGCATGGTCAAAGCACCGATGACATTGAACGATCCGATGATCAGTGTGAATGTGAGGATAAGAAAGATGGCCCACTTCTCCGACTTCATGATCTTGTACAACACTTCATGTTGCTCATACCGGTTCTGAATACGGTACGCGGGGCCCAGCAATTTCTCCAACCGGTGCTGTACCTCGAACACATCAGCATCTTTGTCTATCGCAACTTCCACAGCATTTAAGCGCGTGCCATACTGTGTAAGTTCGCGAGCAAGGTTCAGCGGGATGATGACGTATTTCGAATCAAAATCCTGTTGAATGGAAAACACCCCGGAAGGCAATACCTCCCGGATGTTGAATGCATTCTCCGGGGTAATCATCACCCCCTTCTTTGTTTTCTTCGGCACATACAGGTCAATCGGGCGAAACACATTGCCCAGATTCACAGCCAATGCAGACGCCACGCCATAGCCCAGCACAGCCATTTGCCTTCCCTGGTAGGTCAGGGCCGGGCTTCCGTCACGCATCATTTCTTCCAGCCGGGTGATATGAAAATAGGATGAATCCACACCTTTCAAGGTTGCTATGTACGACTTGTCGCCGTACTTCAGCAAGGCATTTTCTTCGATGACCCGGGTATAATGAACCACGCCCTTTTCATGGGCGAGCTTTTCGGCAGGAAATGTTTCGAAATCGAACGATTTGGCCGCTGATGCCGTGATTTTCAGATCAGGGTCGAAGGAGTTGAACAGATCCACGATCAGGCTTTCAAACCCGTTGAACACCGACAACACGATAAAAAGCGCGGCGGTGAGGATCGTCATCACCACCACCGAAATGGCTGAGATGTAATTGATCGCGTTGTGCGACTTGCGGGAAAACAGATACCTGCGGGCTATGAAATAAGGTACATTCACAATATTGGTTTAAGACATACCGTGACCGTTCGTCATTTGTATGCCTTGACAATCAAACCGGCACCCGACCTATGAGGCACACGGGTATCGAGCAGGTTCAGTACAAAACAAAACGGGTACACCACCAGATAGTAAAAGGGTAAGATAACGAAAAATGCCTTTGTAAGGTTGAGTAGGAAGATCGGGATGGTAACTGAAAACAACCCCGACAACATACCCAGCTTTCCGTACGAGTACCTGGCCCTTACCCTGGAAAAACCCGCATTCCGGAGTTTCTCCTGGATGTGGTCGATGTCGTATCCGTCGCGCACATTGGCCTCATCGGTGAGCCGCTGGCTTTTTCTCACCCACTTCATTTCGGTCTTATCTGACAGGGTTGAAACAAGCAGCATACCACCTTCCTTGAGGGATGCATGGATGTTACGAAGCACCCTGTCGTCATCTTCCACCTGAACCAGTATGTCGGCAGCAAGCACAAGATCAAAAGCGTCTTTCTCGCAGAACTCCCTCAAATCACCAATCCGGAACAGCACCTGATCTTTTCCGATTTTCCTGAAGAAGATGTTCCCGTCTGAGATGATGAATTCCTTGTTGTCGATGGCCAGGATGTTCCAGTCTTTATGTAGCCTGGACATGAAGTATGTGTACTGTCCGAAACCGGCACCGGCATCCAGCATGTGCACTTTCTCCGGTGCCTTTTTCGCCCATCTCCTCAGTTCAAAACGCACGTACCAGGCACGCAACAGCACAAGGTCCAGCAAATGATAAAACACCCGTCTGAGGAATGTGCTGCGACTGAAAAATGCACCTAAATCGTTTTTGATCGGATCGTGCCGCATGGTGGGTCTGGCTGCTGATCAGGATGGGTCGAGGCCCGACAGTAGGTTGTCAATCCGTTCGGCATAATCCAGGCTGTCGTCAAGGTAGAAAACAAGATCGGGAATGTGGCGTACCTGGTGGCGGATCTTGGTGCCCAGCATCCTGCGATATTCATGCGCCGCTTCATTGATGCCTTTTACAACAAGGGCCTTGTCAGCCACATTGAACACGCTGAGGTATACCTTGGCGAGACCCAGATCCGGTGTCATGCGCACCATGGTAACGGTGATCATGCCGGCTGCCCCTACCCATTTGCGACCTTCCTGCAGGAAAATCAGGCCCAGTTCCTTTTGCAGCAGGCGTGCTACCTTGTTTTGCCTAGTGGAGTCCATTCCTGCAAAGTTAGAAAAGGTGCAGACATACGTGCAACCCATCGCTATATCCGCTTCCGGTACCGGCGAACATGCTATATTTGTGGATTGCCCGTTGACAGAATCGACAATCGGGCAATCCATTCCACCGGATGAAAAAATTAAGCGTCTTTCTACACATGGCCTTCGCCTTCCGCAAAGAGGCATGGCTGAACATCGTGTTCAATTTCCTTTCGGTCATCTTTTCGGTCTTTTCCATCACCATGATCTATCCCTTCCTGGGCCTGCTTTTCGGCACCATGCAGATCGTGAATGAAAAACCGGCGGCGGATTTTTCCTCTTCCTATTTCCTGGAATTGCTGAACTATTATCTGTCCAACGTCATCAAATCAACCAACGACAAAAGTGCTGCGTTGCTGTTGATATGCGTGCTGGTGGTGGTGGCATTCTTTCTCAAAAACATCTGTCGCTACCTGGCCATGTTCTACCTGGCTACGATTCGTGCAGGGGTGGTAGGCAACCTGAGGAAGGGTTTGTATGAAAAAATCCTGTCACTGCCCCTTTCATTCTATACCGAAAAACGCAAGGGCGACCTGCTGTCACGCGCATCGGTAGACGTTCAGGAAATCGAATGGTCCATCATCAGTTCGCTGGAAGTATTGATGAAAGATCCTCTGAACATCATTTTCATCCTTGCAGGTTTGCTGATTTTCAGTCCGACCCTCACCGGCATCGTCTTCGTCGTGGTTCCAGTGGCGGGTATTTTCATCGGATATATTGGCCGAAGCCTGAAACGCACATCCGCCAAAACCCAGGGGCAACTGGGCATGCTAATCTCCACATTCGAAGAAACCCTGTCGGGCATCCGCATCATCAAGGCGTTCTCCGCCGAAGACAAGATGATGGCCCTCTTTCTCAAACAAAACAACCGTCACTTCCAGCTGATGCAGCGCATGTACCGCAAGCGTGACCTTGCTTCACCTCTGAGTGAATTCCTTGGAGTAACCTCCATGGCCTTCGTGATCTTCGTGGGTGGCAAAATGGTGCTCAGCAAATCCATCATGCCCGACCAACTGATCACCTTTGCCGTGCTGTTCTCGCAGATGATCTCGCCGGCAAAAGCTTTCACCAATGCATTGTACAACATCCAAAGGGGAAGGGCTTCCCTGGAACGCATCCGCTCAGTAATGGATGAAGACCAGCGGATCTTCGAAGCTGAACAACCGAAGGAAGTAACGGCATTTGAGAAAGAAATTCGCTTTGATCATGTGTCATTCGCATACGGTACCGAAGAGGTTTTAAAAGGCATCAACCTGACCATTCCCAAGGGCAGCACCGTTGCATTGGTCGGACAGTCAGGTGCGGGCAAATCCACCATGGCTGATATGTTACCCAGGTTTTACGATCCGCAGCAAGGTGACGTACGAATCGACGACATCCCCATCCGTGAACTGCGCCTTGCTGATCTGCGCGGTATGATGGGCATCGTTACGCAGGAGTCCATTCTCTTCAACGATACCGTGTTCAACAACATCACGCTGGGTGTGAAATCAGCCACAAAAGAGCAGGTGGAGGAAGCTGCCCGGGTGGCCAACGCCCATGAGTTCATCATGCAGATGGAACAGGGGTATGATACTTATATAGGTGAAAGAGGTGGTAAACTATCCGGCGGCCAGCGGCAACGACTGAGCATCGCCAGGGCCGTACTGAAGAACCCGCCGATCCTGATCCTCGACGAGGCTACATCCGCATTGGATACGGAATCGGAAAAGCTGGTTCAGGATGCATTGTTCAAACTCATGCAGAACCGCACCTCTCTGGTGATTGCCCACCGGCTTTCCACCATTCAGCATGCCGACCTGATCGTAGTGATGCAGGAAGGAAACATCATTGAAAAAGGAAAACACGAAGAATTGCTGGCCCTGAACGGAGCTTACAAACGCTTGTTCGAGCTGCAGCATTTTGCGTAATCAGGCACTTACGGCTTCCACTGCCTGCACTTCCGGAATCATCCGTTTCATCAGCCCTTCAATGCCAGCTTTCAGGGTAATGGTGGATGACGGACATCCGCTGCAAGCCCCTTTCAACAACACCTTTACCACTCCCTGGTTATAGGAATGAAAACTGATGGCACCACCGTCCTGCTCCACGGCCGGACGGATGTACTCCTCCAGGATGTTTACGATCTGTTGCTCGATGTCGGTACGGGGAACGGCATCATCTGTAGCCATATTCAATGGAGATGTATGCTCTGTGGCCACAACCTCGGTTTCGGTAAGCACCGGTTCGCCGGTATTCAGGTAATCCCTGATGAACTCGCGCAATTCCATGGCCACCTCGCTCCAATCCACCGACTCGCTCTTGGTCACGCTGATGAAGTTGGCCGCAATAAACACACCCCTTACGAACGGGAACGTGAACAGGCGAGTCGCAAGAGGTGATGACTTCGTTGCCTCCTCAGGGTTCTTGAAATCCACCGCATCTCCTTTCACAAGCATTTTGTTGGCGACAAATTTCATGGCCCCGGGATTCGGGGTGGATTCTGCATATATGGTGATCACCTGCTGCATGGTTCAAATATTTACGCGAAAGACTACCTTTGTTAGACAAGGCTAAAGGTACGCATCACGCGGGTAAAAGCCCATAACGAATGAAGAAAGAAACCGATTTTCTGGTCATCGGGTCAGGTATCGCCGGACTCAGTTTCGCGCTGAAAGCCGCTGCACACGGAACCGTTTGCATGGTTACCAAGGCAGAACCCGAAGAGTCCAATACCAAATATGCTCAAGGCGGGATCGCCGCCGTGATCTACGCCCCGGACACATACGAAAAACACATCGCCGATACCCTGGAGTGCGGAGCCGGCCTTTGCAACGAAGAGGTTGTGCGCATGGTGGTGAGTGAAGCCCCCGAACGCATTCGGGAACTGGTGTCGTGGGGGGTGAATTTTGACAAGACACCCACAGGTGAGTTCGACCTGGCCATGGAAGGCGCGCACAGCGAGAAAAGGGTGCTGCATCATAAAGATGCGACGGGGTATGAGATTGAAACGTCATTGTTGCGGCAAGCACAGGCACACAAGAACATCACCATCCTGGATCATCATTTTGTGGTGGACATCATCACCCAACACCACCTCGGGAAAGAAGTCACCCGCCGCAACAAA
The DNA window shown above is from Flavobacteriales bacterium and carries:
- a CDS encoding NifU family protein, which encodes MQQVITIYAESTPNPGAMKFVANKMLVKGDAVDFKNPEEATKSSPLATRLFTFPFVRGVFIAANFISVTKSESVDWSEVAMELREFIRDYLNTGEPVLTETEVVATEHTSPLNMATDDAVPRTDIEQQIVNILEEYIRPAVEQDGGAISFHSYNQGVVKVLLKGACSGCPSSTITLKAGIEGLMKRMIPEVQAVEAVSA
- a CDS encoding ABC transporter permease, yielding MNVPYFIARRYLFSRKSHNAINYISAISVVVMTILTAALFIVLSVFNGFESLIVDLFNSFDPDLKITASAAKSFDFETFPAEKLAHEKGVVHYTRVIEENALLKYGDKSYIATLKGVDSSYFHITRLEEMMRDGSPALTYQGRQMAVLGYGVASALAVNLGNVFRPIDLYVPKKTKKGVMITPENAFNIREVLPSGVFSIQQDFDSKYVIIPLNLARELTQYGTRLNAVEVAIDKDADVFEVQHRLEKLLGPAYRIQNRYEQHEVLYKIMKSEKWAIFLILTFTLIIGSFNVIGALTMLIVEKKKDIRTLWSMGADGRMIRRVFMTEGVMISLLGCSLGVVLGFAICWLQYRYGIVSLEGSGTFVVEAYPVEIHFRDMLSVFVTVTLIGIIAAAIPARRISRKTLQWRQTA
- a CDS encoding ABC transporter ATP-binding protein — its product is MKKLSVFLHMAFAFRKEAWLNIVFNFLSVIFSVFSITMIYPFLGLLFGTMQIVNEKPAADFSSSYFLELLNYYLSNVIKSTNDKSAALLLICVLVVVAFFLKNICRYLAMFYLATIRAGVVGNLRKGLYEKILSLPLSFYTEKRKGDLLSRASVDVQEIEWSIISSLEVLMKDPLNIIFILAGLLIFSPTLTGIVFVVVPVAGIFIGYIGRSLKRTSAKTQGQLGMLISTFEETLSGIRIIKAFSAEDKMMALFLKQNNRHFQLMQRMYRKRDLASPLSEFLGVTSMAFVIFVGGKMVLSKSIMPDQLITFAVLFSQMISPAKAFTNALYNIQRGRASLERIRSVMDEDQRIFEAEQPKEVTAFEKEIRFDHVSFAYGTEEVLKGINLTIPKGSTVALVGQSGAGKSTMADMLPRFYDPQQGDVRIDDIPIRELRLADLRGMMGIVTQESILFNDTVFNNITLGVKSATKEQVEEAARVANAHEFIMQMEQGYDTYIGERGGKLSGGQRQRLSIARAVLKNPPILILDEATSALDTESEKLVQDALFKLMQNRTSLVIAHRLSTIQHADLIVVMQEGNIIEKGKHEELLALNGAYKRLFELQHFA
- the dusB gene encoding tRNA dihydrouridine synthase DusB; this encodes MPKIGNIDLGEFPLLLAPMEDVSDPPFRALCKQHGADLMYTEFISSEGLIRDAAKSVMKLDIFDEERPIGIQIFGGDIESMKKATELAEKAGPDLIDINYGCPVKKVICKGAGAGILKDIPKMVEMTREIVKSTHLPVTVKTRLGWDESSKSIEETAERLQDVGIQALSIHGRTRVQMYKGEADWTLIGKVKDNPRIRIPIFGNGDVDSPEKAKLMRDQYGVDGIMIGRASIGYPWIFNEIKHFMKTGSHLPAPGLDDRVEAAREHLRRSLAWKGDRVGVVEMRRHYANYFRGLDHFKPYRLRLVTTEDPGELEAILDEIRNHYATLSQAV
- a CDS encoding methyltransferase domain-containing protein; translated protein: MRHDPIKNDLGAFFSRSTFLRRVFYHLLDLVLLRAWYVRFELRRWAKKAPEKVHMLDAGAGFGQYTYFMSRLHKDWNILAIDNKEFIISDGNIFFRKIGKDQVLFRIGDLREFCEKDAFDLVLAADILVQVEDDDRVLRNIHASLKEGGMLLVSTLSDKTEMKWVRKSQRLTDEANVRDGYDIDHIQEKLRNAGFSRVRARYSYGKLGMLSGLFSVTIPIFLLNLTKAFFVILPFYYLVVYPFCFVLNLLDTRVPHRSGAGLIVKAYK
- the rbfA gene encoding 30S ribosome-binding factor RbfA; the protein is MDSTRQNKVARLLQKELGLIFLQEGRKWVGAAGMITVTMVRMTPDLGLAKVYLSVFNVADKALVVKGINEAAHEYRRMLGTKIRHQVRHIPDLVFYLDDSLDYAERIDNLLSGLDPS